Proteins from one Oenanthe melanoleuca isolate GR-GAL-2019-014 chromosome 1, OMel1.0, whole genome shotgun sequence genomic window:
- the CLDN14 gene encoding claudin-14 → MASWALELLGFSLGLLGLAGTLAATILPHWWRSAHVGANIITAVAYAKGLWMECVWHSTGVYQCQAHRSQLALPAELRAARAMMVASCLLAALAAGAAVLGMGCTRCAEGSPAKASMAGAGGGGFAAAGLLCLVPVAWSTGGVVVDFYNPALPAGVKYEIGQALYLGFVSSAFSILGGALLCASCLGERAPSRPGAPPSSGPAGASQGGHAPSLTSAAHGGYRLSDYV, encoded by the coding sequence ATGGCCAGCTGGgccttggagctgctgggcttcTCCCTGGGCCTGCTGGGCCTAGCCGGGACGTTGGCCGCCACCATCCTGCCCCACTGGTGGCGCTCGGCGCACGTGGGCGCCAACATCATCACGGCGGTGGCCTACGCGAAGGGGCTGTGGATGGAGTGCGTGTGGCACAGCACCGGCGTCTACCAGTGCCAGGCGCACCGCTCGCAGCTGGCGCTGCCGGCCGAGCTGCGCGCCGCCCGCGCCATGATGGTGGCCTCGTGCCTGCTGGCCGCGCTGGCGGCCGGCGCGGCCGTGCTGGGCATGGGCTGCACGCGCTGCGCCGAGGGCAGCCCGGCCAAGGCCTCCATGGCGggcgccggcggcggcggcttcGCGGCGGCCGgcctgctgtgcctggtgccGGTGGCGTGGAGCACCGGCGGGGTGGTGGTGGATTTCTACAACCCCGCGCTTCCCGCCGGGGTGAAGTATGAGATAGGGCAGGCTCTTTATCTGGGCTTCGTCTCCTCGGCCTTCAGCATCTTGGGTGGGGCCTTGCTGTGCGCGTCGTGCCTCGGCGAGCGGGCGCCGTCCAGGCCCGGGGCGCCTCCATCCTCCGGGCCGGCCGGCGCCTCCCAGGGCGGCCACGCTCCTTCCCTGACATCGGCGGCCCACGGCGGCTACAGGCTCAGCGACTACGTGTGA